ATCTTCGACGTGATCGCGGACGGAACGCGTCGCGACATCCTGCGGCTCCTTCTCGATCGCGCCACCGCCGGCGAACGGGGGACGAGCGTCTCGCACATCGTCAGCGAACTCGGCGCGAGCCAGCCCACCGTATCGAAGCACCTCAAGGTGCTCAGGGAGGCCCACCTCGTCTCGGTGCGCGAGGAGGGGCAGCACCGCTACTACAGCCTCTCGGCCGCGCCCCTCGACGAGGTCGACGACTGGCTCGTCCCCTTCCTGGGCGACGACGACGACTTCGCGAGTGCGAACGGCTCGACCCTGCCGGACTCGGCGGCGCACGCTGCCGAGGTGGTCGGCCGGGCGGCCGCATCCGCCAAGCACGCCGTCGCCACGGCCCTGAAGAAGCTCCCCGGGCGCTGAGCTCAGCGGCGCCCCGCCTTCCTCCGGAACAGCCACGCGCCCCACACGACCGCGAACACGAGGATCGCAAGGCACCAGCCGACGCCCCACCAGGCCTGGCCCTCGTCCATCGGCGTGCCCATCAGCATCCCGCGGATCGTCTCGATGACCGGCGTCACCGGCTGATTGTCGGCGACCCACTGCAGCCACTCGGGCATGGTATCGACCGGCACGAACGCGCTCGAGAGATAGGGCAGGAACAGGATGATGAACCCGTAGGCGTTGGCGCCCTCCGGACTCCCCGACGCGAGCCCCAGCGCTGCGAACAGGTAGGTGATCGTGAGGATCCAGACCACGATCATGCCGAGCGCACCGAGCCAGCCCCACAGATCGGCGGTCGGGCGGAAGCCCACCAGCAGCGCGACGCCGACGACGAGTCCGGTGGCCACGAGGTTGCGGAGCAGGCTCGCGATGACGTGCCCGGTGAGGACGGCGCTCGCCCGCACCGGCATGGTGCGGAAGCGGTCGATGATGCCCGCCTTCATGTCGCTCGCCACATAGACCGCCGTGCTGGATGCTCCGAACCCGGCACACAGCAGGATGATCCCGGGCACGACGTAGTCGACGTATCCGCCGGAGGGATCGATCGCGCCGCCGAACACGTAGGTGAACAGCAGCATGATGATGACGGGCAGCATCACTGCCATGAGGGCGGACTCCCCGTCGCGCAGCGAGTGCCGCAGGCTCCGTCCGAGGAACACGGACTCGGCGGTGAGCCCGCCGATGCGGGGCCGGAGGGCGGGCGCGTCGGGGGCCAGGGCGGTCATGCGATCACCTTCACGGATGCCGCGGTGCGGCTCGAATCGGATGCGGTCAGTGTCAGGAACACGTCGTCGAGGCTCGGGCGCCTGAGCGAGACGACTCCTTCGGCACCCGACTCGTCGAGCACGTCGAGGGCAGCGCGGAGACCCGACACGGTGCCGTCGGTGGCCACCTCGCGCAGCAGGTCGCCGTGGTCGTCGTGGAGTTCGACGGTGTCTCCGCC
This window of the Microbacterium sp. SSM24 genome carries:
- a CDS encoding ArsR/SmtB family transcription factor is translated as MADIFDVIADGTRRDILRLLLDRATAGERGTSVSHIVSELGASQPTVSKHLKVLREAHLVSVREEGQHRYYSLSAAPLDEVDDWLVPFLGDDDDFASANGSTLPDSAAHAAEVVGRAAASAKHAVATALKKLPGR
- a CDS encoding ABC transporter permease: MTALAPDAPALRPRIGGLTAESVFLGRSLRHSLRDGESALMAVMLPVIIMLLFTYVFGGAIDPSGGYVDYVVPGIILLCAGFGASSTAVYVASDMKAGIIDRFRTMPVRASAVLTGHVIASLLRNLVATGLVVGVALLVGFRPTADLWGWLGALGMIVVWILTITYLFAALGLASGSPEGANAYGFIILFLPYLSSAFVPVDTMPEWLQWVADNQPVTPVIETIRGMLMGTPMDEGQAWWGVGWCLAILVFAVVWGAWLFRRKAGRR